Proteins from a single region of Bos indicus x Bos taurus breed Angus x Brahman F1 hybrid chromosome 29, Bos_hybrid_MaternalHap_v2.0, whole genome shotgun sequence:
- the SMCO4 gene encoding single-pass membrane and coiled-coil domain-containing protein 4 has translation MRQLKGKPKKETSRDKKERKQAMQEARRQITTVVLPTLAVVVLLIVVFVYVATRPASTE, from the coding sequence ATGCGGCAGCTcaaggggaagcccaagaaggagACGTCCCGGGACAAGAAGGAGCGGAAGCAGGCCATGCAGGAGGCGCGGCGGCAGATCACCACGGTGGTGCTGCCCACGCTGGCCGTGGTGGTGCTGCTCATCGTGGTGTTCGTGTACGTGGCCACGCGCCCCGCCAGCACCGAGTGA